From Numenius arquata chromosome 4, bNumArq3.hap1.1, whole genome shotgun sequence, a single genomic window includes:
- the LOC141463876 gene encoding myosin regulatory light chain 2, smooth muscle minor isoform isoform X1 → MEYPFMIQMLGTACPVSDTKQEPTANMSSKRAKTKTTKKRPQRATSNVFAMFDQSQIQEFKEAFNMIDQNRDGFIDKEDLHDMLASLGKNPTDEYLDAMMNEAPGPINFTMFLTMFGEKLNGTDPEDVIRNAFACFDEEATGFIQEDYLRELLTTMGDRFTDEEVDELYREAPIDKKGNFNYIEFTRILKHGAKDKDD, encoded by the exons ATGGAATATCCTTTTATGATCCAGATGCTTGGTACAGCATGTCCTGTGTCTGATACAAAGCAAG AACCAACAGCCAACATGTCTAGCAAAAGGGCAAAGACGAAGACCACCAAGAAGCGGCCTCAGCGTGCCACTTCCAATGTCTTTGCAATGTTTGATCAGTCGCAGATTCAAGAGTTCAAGGAGGCCTTCAACATGATTGACCAGAACAGGGACGGATTCATTGACAAAGAGGACTTGCACGATATGCTCGCCTCCCTTG GAAAGAATCCAACGGATGAATACCTAGATGCCATGATGAATGAGGCTCCAGGCCCCATAAACTTCACCATGTTCCTCACAATGTTTGGTGAGAAGTTAAATGGCACCGATCCGGAAGATGTAATCAGGAATGCTTTTGCTTGCTTTGATGAAGAAGCAACAG GGTTCATTCAGGAAGACTACCTGCGGGAGCTGCTGACCACGATGGGAGACAGGTTCACAGACGAAGAGGTAGATGAGCTGTACAGAGAGGCACCCATCGACAAAAAGGGGAATTTCAACTACATTGAATTCACGCGCATCCTGAAACATGGCGCGAAAGACAAGGATGACTGA
- the LOC141463876 gene encoding myosin regulatory light chain 2, smooth muscle minor isoform isoform X3 has product MSSKRAKTKTTKKRPQRATSNVFAMFDQSQIQEFKEAFNMIDQNRDGFIDKEDLHDMLASLGFIQEDYLRELLTTMGDRFTDEEVDELYREAPIDKKGNFNYIEFTRILKHGAKDKDD; this is encoded by the exons ATGTCTAGCAAAAGGGCAAAGACGAAGACCACCAAGAAGCGGCCTCAGCGTGCCACTTCCAATGTCTTTGCAATGTTTGATCAGTCGCAGATTCAAGAGTTCAAGGAGGCCTTCAACATGATTGACCAGAACAGGGACGGATTCATTGACAAAGAGGACTTGCACGATATGCTCGCCTCCCTTG GGTTCATTCAGGAAGACTACCTGCGGGAGCTGCTGACCACGATGGGAGACAGGTTCACAGACGAAGAGGTAGATGAGCTGTACAGAGAGGCACCCATCGACAAAAAGGGGAATTTCAACTACATTGAATTCACGCGCATCCTGAAACATGGCGCGAAAGACAAGGATGACTGA
- the LOC141463876 gene encoding myosin regulatory light chain 2, smooth muscle minor isoform isoform X2, with protein sequence MSSKRAKTKTTKKRPQRATSNVFAMFDQSQIQEFKEAFNMIDQNRDGFIDKEDLHDMLASLGKNPTDEYLDAMMNEAPGPINFTMFLTMFGEKLNGTDPEDVIRNAFACFDEEATGFIQEDYLRELLTTMGDRFTDEEVDELYREAPIDKKGNFNYIEFTRILKHGAKDKDD encoded by the exons ATGTCTAGCAAAAGGGCAAAGACGAAGACCACCAAGAAGCGGCCTCAGCGTGCCACTTCCAATGTCTTTGCAATGTTTGATCAGTCGCAGATTCAAGAGTTCAAGGAGGCCTTCAACATGATTGACCAGAACAGGGACGGATTCATTGACAAAGAGGACTTGCACGATATGCTCGCCTCCCTTG GAAAGAATCCAACGGATGAATACCTAGATGCCATGATGAATGAGGCTCCAGGCCCCATAAACTTCACCATGTTCCTCACAATGTTTGGTGAGAAGTTAAATGGCACCGATCCGGAAGATGTAATCAGGAATGCTTTTGCTTGCTTTGATGAAGAAGCAACAG GGTTCATTCAGGAAGACTACCTGCGGGAGCTGCTGACCACGATGGGAGACAGGTTCACAGACGAAGAGGTAGATGAGCTGTACAGAGAGGCACCCATCGACAAAAAGGGGAATTTCAACTACATTGAATTCACGCGCATCCTGAAACATGGCGCGAAAGACAAGGATGACTGA